From the Colletotrichum lupini chromosome 1, complete sequence genome, the window TTATTTGGCTGCCTTTTTCCTTCTCGAACCCTCCTTATCTTTTATTTCAGGATTGCCAATCAAGCAGCAATCCTCTTTTGAGCGACAAATACCAGATTTTTTGTAATCAAGATGGACGGAATGAAAGAGCCCAAGCCCCAGTGTGGCGCTAAGAAGGGTGGTCAATCGGCTGAGTATGATGTTGGCCTTCACGTTGCTGGTCTTTGTAAGTTGGCCCCAAAACACTTTCCACTGGTGTCTTATCAATTTGGCTAACTTGGCGCAGTTTTGGTCTTGGCCTTTTCCATCTTTGGTATGCGATATGAACAAACGAAACGAGTCCTTTCGCGGGTCAACGTACTAACAAGACCGTTCCAGGCGCTGGCTTCCCAGTTGTGGCCAAGAAGGTCAAGTGGATGAAGGTTCCTCCCAAGGTCTTCTTCGCATGCAAGCATTTCGGTACAGGCGTGCTCATCGCGACGGCGTTTGTGCATGTAGGTTGTTTTGGCTCATTTAGTTGCACAGAACTAACACGGCACAGCTGCTTCCCACCGCCTTCGGCAATCTCATGAACCCGTGCCTCCCGGATCTCTTCACCGACGACTACCCACCTCTTCCAGGTGCCATCATGATGGGATCCATGTTCATTCTGTTCAGTATCGAGATGTGGATCAATGCCAAGATTGGCGGCCATTCCCACGGAGGACCTACTGGTGATGTGATGCACGACCACGGTCACGGAGCCGTCCAGCCTGCCCGGCCTCCTCGTTATGGCCGCAACAGCTTCGATGCCGAGGCAGACAGCATTGACTTTGAGAAGCGAGTCGCACAGCGCGCGTACGACGACGAGAAGTCACGCTTCCCTGCGCCTTACTCGGAGACTGTGTATGGAGCGCCACCACCCGCCAACACCAACTTGTCCGACTCTGACATGCCGCCTTGGTTCGTCGTTTTCTACGAGCAGTATGTGCGCCAGCGTATGGAGATGATGAACATGATCCGAACCACCCAGGAGAAGCAGACGTCGTCGCAGGTTGCTGTTACGGAGGTCAAGCAGGAAGATCCGTTTTATGATGCCGAGGGTCAACAGGTTGACCCCGCTGTGTATCGCAAGATGTCTCTCAACATTACCATGCTTGAAGGTGGTATCCTGTTCCACTCAGTGTTTGTCGGCATGACCATCTCCATCACTATTGATGGTTTCATCATTCTGCTCGTCGCTATCCTGTTCCACCAAATGTTTGAGGGTCTTGGTCTCGGTTCCCGTATTGCCGCTGTGCCGTACCCCAAGGGCAGCATTCGCCCCTGGGTATTAGTCGTCGCTTTTGGCACCACAGCCCCCATCGGACAGGCCATCGGACTTCTCACCCGCAGCAGTTACGATCCCGACAGTGCGTTCGGTCTCATCATCGTCGGTGTATTCAACGCCATGTGAGTTGTTCAGTCCGTTCGTAATAAACCTCGGCTAATGTGACTTAGATCCTCTGGCTTGCTGCTCTACGCTGCTCTCGTCGATCTTTTGGCCGAAGATTTCCTCTCAGAGGAGGCCAACCGCCTTCTTTCCAACAAGCAAAAGATTACTGCCTTTTGCTACGTTCTCGCCGGAGGTTAGTAATATCCGTGAAACATTTTTGCATGTAAACACCACTGACATACTACTAGCTGCGGGCATGTCAATTGTCGGTATCTTCGCCTAAGTCCTTACCGATACCCCCAGGAAGCAAACTTCCTCCACACTCCTCGATCAGTCTCACGCGAGGGCACAAAACACCCAGTCCGGGCCAGTCACGCAATCAGTTTACACGGCTCGCCGGAACGCCGAGGCTAACTTCAGCCGATGAACTCCGAACTCGACAGGACTTTGATAGCAGAGATGAACGCTCGTTATCTTTCAAATGCTGCGCCGGATTTTGTCTCACGGGTCGTGAGGAGACGGACTGTTTCTAACTACCTATCAACAGCAACTCTCACAAAATCTACCACATTCGTTTTTTTTCTTGCCATCGCTATTCCCAGCACCATTTGTAGCCAGGGATTTTGTACAATAGTAGTGATGTGGCGTGCGTTGTCAAGAACTTGTCTGGCACGCAAGGCACAGCGAGTGCATACTGGCAACAGGCAATATTGTTTGGGAGATTTTACTTTTTCTGGGAAAGTCTACATTGAGCATTACAAAGGTGTTAAAACTAATGATAAATTATGGGCATACAACATATCACGAGTCTTATGAGAAAAGACGTGGAGGGCACTTGTACGATAGGGTTGCCCGAAAGGGTCGGGCATTACATTACTAGACTGCATCAAATATTACAACATCTTTATAACATTGTCAGTCCGAACGCTGTCCCCTGTGCCTATCTAATTCGATCGTTTCCTCCAGCCATGGATT encodes:
- a CDS encoding ZIP Zinc transporter — translated: MDPFARLAMTRWKIDCRLVWDIAHHQPLSVLFAKRDGSEAVPSRDERLDQPPPLTYTYRDRVASTPSNPIIRSHTTCFLSVRSSRALRLPVSTPSGKSCYNKQHRIRSAAGIIDARHKLGLRHAAPHQVARLDLTAVDLAYLSAPAVVLPLPASREADAKATSPHHEPTKAQPSAASSLATSSISESAGKHIKASRAQTLTKISLSPIIRARGQISIFVCSLTEAAGQLLMSPSTNTRFFVIKMDGMKEPKPQCGAKKGGQSAEYDVGLHVAGLFLVLAFSIFGAGFPVVAKKVKWMKVPPKVFFACKHFGTGVLIATAFLLPTAFGNLMNPCLPDLFTDDYPPLPGAIMMGSMFILFSIEMWINAKIGGHSHGGPTGDVMHDHGHGAVQPARPPRYGRNSFDAEADSIDFEKRVAQRAYDDEKSRFPAPYSETVYGAPPPANTNLSDSDMPPWFVVFYEQYVRQRMEMMNMIRTTQEKQTSSQVAVTEVKQEDPFYDAEGQQVDPAVYRKMSLNITMLEGGILFHSVFVGMTISITIDGFIILLVAILFHQMFEGLGLGSRIAAVPYPKGSIRPWVLVVAFGTTAPIGQAIGLLTRSSYDPDSAFGLIIVGVFNAISSGLLLYAALVDLLAEDFLSEEANRLLSNKQKITAFCYVLAGAAGMSISHARAQNTQSGPVTQSVYTARRNAEANFSR